From a region of the Haematobia irritans isolate KBUSLIRL chromosome 4, ASM5000362v1, whole genome shotgun sequence genome:
- the Utx gene encoding utx histone demethylase, whose product MTSRQQQMQQHANAPKRKVGKGANQGPPPSYSIPVKRLKDGEGAQSTDKAKGQEQLQTMKFMQQKQSEPEQAGHLRQLGNEQKPSIDRSQMLGQQQKNETNESRSQRYSDESLSSKYDNYVTRQSFPGQSDLDELLSQKDLSANLTDDIFRNFDVDIKDEAGFNVNEINDILKEENQREFDEEDEEKIKSGFSIKMDSKQIMSRVKSLPLDEPPPACSILSDNAAPPYPPDCPPQRLTREQLLPPTPSVHLENKKHAFSPQLQEFCLKHPIAVVRGLAGALKLDLGLFSTKTLVEANPDHSVEVRTQVHQQPDENWDSTQAKRVWACISHRSHTTIAKYAQYQASGFLESLKEEREKGGSQGVQTMSDSDSKDSLSSASICGKKKKPKNANKMLRFGTNVDLSDERKWRPQLAELQKLPAFGRVISAANMLSHVGHVILGMNTVQLYMKVPGSRTPGHQENNNFCSININIGPGDCEWFAVPDAYWGGIHNLCEINNISYLHGSWWPVLDDLYKENIPVYRFIQRPGDLVWVNAGCVHWVQSVGWCNNIAWNVGPLTARQYSLAVERYEWNKLQNFKSIVPMVHLSWNLARNIRVSDPKLFDLVRTCLLQTLKNVMHTLEYVKSKGVVVRFHGRGKNEASHYCGQCEVEVFNILFIREQEKRHVVHCMACARKQSPNLQGIVCLEEYRLSELCQIYDAFTLYKTNALPQNLPISH is encoded by the coding sequence ATGACATCCCGTCAACAACAAATGCAGCAGCATGCTAATGCACCAAAAAGAAAAGTGGGTAAAGGAGCCAACCAAGGTCCACCACCTTCATATAGTATACCCGTAAAACGTTTAAAGGATGGAGAAGGGGCTCAGAGCACCGATAAAGCAAAAGGCCAAGAACAATTGCAAACCATGAAATTTATGCAACAGAAGCAAAGTGAACCCGAACAGGCGGGCCATCTTCGCCAGTTGGGCAATGAACAGAAACCATCGATTGATAGGTCTCAAATGCTAGGACAACAACAGAAAAATGAAACCAATGAATCCCGTTCACAGAGATATTCGGATGAGTCTTTATCTTCGAAATATGACAACTATGTTACTAGACAATCTTTCCCCGGCCAAAGTGATCTCGATGAGTTGCTCTCACAAAAGGATCTATCTGCCAATTTAACAGACGATATATTTCGTAATTTTGATGTTGATATAAAGGACGAGGCTGGCTTCAATGTCAACGAAATAAATGATATTCTCAAAGAGGAAAATCAAAGGGAATTCGATGAAGAGGATGAGGAGAAAATAAAGTCTGGATTTAGTATAAAAATGGATTCAAAACAAATTATGTCTCGTGTAAAGAGCTTACCATTGGACGAACCACCGCCGGCATGTTCCATTCTAAGTGATAATGCTGCTCCTCCCTATCCACCAGATTGCCCACCACAACGTTTAACCAGGGAACAATTATTGCCACCAACACCCTCTGTTCATTTGGAGAATAAGAAGCATGCATTCAGTCCCCAACTGCAAGAATTTTGTCTCAAACATCCAATTGCCGTTGTACGAGGACTTGCTGGTGCTTTGAAATTGGATTTGGGCTTATTCTCCACCAAGACATTAGTCGAAGCCAATCCTGACCACAGCGTTGAGGTTAGGACGCAAGTTCATCAGCAGCCCGATGAAAATTGGGATTCTACACAAGCAAAGCGTGTTTGGGCCTGCATATCCCATAGATCTCATACCACTATTGCAAAATATGCCCAATACCAGGCTTCAGGTTTTCTGGAAAGTTTAAAAGAAGAACGCGAAAAAGGCGGATCTCAAGGTGTTCAGACAATGTCCGATTCCGATTCGAAAGACTCATTGAGCAGTGCCTCAATATGTGGCAAGAAGAAGAAACCCAAGAATGCCAATAAAATGCTAAGATTCGGCACGAATGTTGATTTGTCCGATGAACGTAAGTGGCGCCCTCAACTGGCCGAACTTCAAAAACTACCAGCATTTGGTAGAGTAATATCCGCTGCAAATATGTTATCCCATGTGGGTCATGTTATTTTGGGTATGAATACAGTTCAATTATATATGAAAGTGCCAGGAAGTCGAACTCCTGGACATCAAGAGAACAACAATTTCTGTTCAATTAATATCAACATAGGTCCTGGAGATTGTGAGTGGTTCGCTGTCCCCGATGCCTATTGGGGAGGTATACACAATCTATGTGAAATTAACAACATCAGTTATTTACATGGGTCTTGGTGGCCTGTCTTGGATGATCTATACAAGGAGAATATACCCGTATATCGATTTATACAACGCCCCGGAGATTTAGTTTGGGTCAATGCTGGTTGTGTTCACTGGGTCCAATCGGTTGGTTGGTGCAATAATATTGCATGGAATGTTGGACCCCTCACTGCTCGCCAATATTCCCTGGCTGTGGAACGCTACGAATGGAATAagctacaaaatttcaagagcATTGTTCCAATGGTACATCTCAGCTGGAATCTTGCTCGAAATATTCGCGTTTCCGATCCGAAACTGTTCGATCTGGTCCGTACGTGTTTACTACAAACATTGAAAAATGTTATGCATACTCTGGAATATGTTAAATCCAAAGGGGTTGTGGTCCGTTTCCATGGAAGGGGCAAAAATGAGGCATCCCATTACTGTGGTCAATGTGAAGTGGAAGTCTTTAATATACTCTTtataagagaacaagagaaacgCCATGTTGTCCATTGCATGGCATGTGCGCGTAAACAATCACCGAATCTACAAGGGAttgtatgcttggaagaataccGTCTATCAGAGCTCTGCCAAATATATGACGCCTTTACGCTCTATAAAACTAATGCACTGCCGCAAAATTTACCAATAAGCCACTAa